The proteins below are encoded in one region of Triticum aestivum cultivar Chinese Spring chromosome 1B, IWGSC CS RefSeq v2.1, whole genome shotgun sequence:
- the LOC123087008 gene encoding uncharacterized protein yields MAKLMCLCFIILTIGVAVSADECEGDRQAMIKECAMYQKWPANPKIDPSDACCAVWQKANIPCLCAGVTKEKEKIYCMEKVGYVANFCKKPFPHGYKCGSYTFPPLA; encoded by the exons ATGGCGAAACTCATGTGCTTATGTTTCATCATCCTCACTATCGGGGTAGCCGTGTCGGCTGATGAATGTGAGGGTGACCGACAGGCCATGATCAAGGAGTGTGCTATGTATCAAAAGTGGCCAGCAAATCCGAAGATAGATCCGTCAGACGCATGCTGTGCAGTGTGGCAAAAGGCAAACATCCCATGCCTTTGCGCTGGTGTCACGAAGGAGAAAGAGAAGATATATTGTATGGAGAAGGTTGGCTACGTCGCCAATTTCTGCAAGAAGCCGTTCCCACATGGCTACAAGTGTGGAA GTTACACATTCCCTCCTCTGGCGTAG